One window from the genome of archaeon BMS3Bbin15 encodes:
- a CDS encoding flagellar assembly protein J, with amino-acid sequence MSNILIRLIEKIGEKTVTGAEVTLKRAKEVSMALQEQDDAARAIMERRVREKEERKKLIEDKLMKLKEEVTYEDLPEEDGLNLISEREELKIPFSVRVATIISDFFSKYSSMPGSFFKNIQEDLYRANIIMPASKYVGLAIGISVILAIISGILVSVVGGLMLGSIGTLLGFVIGPILGMFAFMYSRIYPRKKVKARSDDFSRELPFALRHMATMLSSGSGLLETMRSISNSEYGVLSEEFERAMMEIERGATIEEAYDRINLRIDSAGFKKATRQIISTLKTGGNLANTLKVIAEETATEMRMKLKDFIQVLNTLSLMYMFLTVVAPVLITILVIAMSFAIRGVLIPPMMMWVVYFVFFGAAVYMSVMIKKFEPKV; translated from the coding sequence ATGTCAAACATATTGATAAGGCTGATTGAAAAGATAGGAGAAAAGACAGTTACAGGTGCCGAGGTTACTCTGAAGAGGGCAAAGGAGGTGTCTATGGCTCTCCAGGAACAGGATGATGCAGCAAGGGCCATCATGGAGAGGAGAGTCAGGGAAAAGGAGGAGAGAAAGAAACTTATTGAAGATAAGCTGATGAAGCTGAAGGAGGAGGTGACCTATGAAGACCTCCCGGAGGAGGATGGACTGAATCTTATTTCTGAAAGGGAAGAGTTAAAAATTCCTTTTTCGGTTAGAGTTGCTACTATAATTTCCGATTTCTTCTCAAAATACTCCTCTATGCCTGGCTCTTTTTTTAAGAATATACAGGAAGACCTCTACAGGGCAAATATAATTATGCCAGCCTCAAAGTATGTTGGTCTGGCTATAGGCATCAGCGTTATTCTGGCTATAATTTCCGGTATTTTAGTGAGTGTGGTTGGCGGTTTAATGCTCGGTAGTATAGGTACTCTGCTGGGTTTTGTAATAGGCCCTATACTTGGAATGTTTGCTTTTATGTATTCAAGGATATATCCAAGAAAGAAGGTGAAGGCGAGAAGCGATGACTTCAGCAGAGAGTTACCCTTTGCTCTGCGACACATGGCAACCATGCTCAGCTCTGGTTCAGGCCTTCTTGAAACTATGCGGAGTATATCAAATAGCGAATATGGAGTGCTCAGTGAGGAATTTGAGAGAGCTATGATGGAGATTGAGAGGGGTGCAACTATAGAAGAGGCTTATGACAGAATTAATCTGAGAATTGATTCTGCTGGCTTTAAGAAAGCAACCAGGCAGATAATTTCTACTCTTAAAACAGGGGGTAATCTTGCCAATACTCTCAAGGTTATTGCAGAGGAAACCGCCACTGAGATGAGGATGAAGCTGAAGGACTTCATTCAGGTGCTGAACACTCTTTCTCTTATGTATATGTTTCTTACAGTGGTAGCTCCGGTGCTCATAACAATACTTGTTATAGCAATGAGTTTTGCAATAAGAGGTGTTCTTATCCCGCCCATGATGATGTGGGTGGTTTATTTTGTATTCTTTGGGGCAGCGGTTTATATGTCAGTAATGATAAAGAAATTTGAACCGAAGGTGTAG
- the pncB1 gene encoding nicotinate phosphoribosyltransferase pncB1, translated as MFHTATEEEIKRGYTTDIYFRRTKEVVKRKNLDRKVIAEVSVSSLPEGYTWGILAGIEEVAKLLEEYNINVYSMPEGSIFYEREPVLRIEGYYSEFCELETPILGLICQASGIATKAARFKKLAGEKPLLSFGIRRMHPAISPMIDRSAYIGGCDGFSGIAAEKLLNEKASGTMPHAFIIIVGDQKLAWTYYDKALPENIPRIALVDTYCDEKMEAVWAAETIKDLNGVRIDTPGSRRGDIRKIVEEVRWELDIRGYKNVKIFVSGGIKEEDIVNLKLVDGFGVGTSISAASTIDFALDIVEIDGMPVAKRGKLGGKKLVYRCSACLTGQVIHDKEKEKPVCNKCSNTMEEILLPLIKNGKLVAELPEAEKIREKVLEQLKI; from the coding sequence ATGTTTCATACTGCCACTGAAGAAGAAATAAAGAGAGGATATACCACAGACATATACTTCAGAAGGACAAAAGAAGTGGTAAAAAGAAAAAATCTGGACAGGAAGGTTATAGCCGAAGTTTCTGTTAGCTCCCTTCCCGAGGGCTATACATGGGGTATTCTGGCAGGAATTGAAGAAGTTGCAAAACTTCTCGAGGAATATAATATCAATGTTTACTCTATGCCGGAAGGGAGTATATTTTACGAGAGAGAGCCTGTTCTGAGAATAGAAGGTTACTACTCCGAATTCTGCGAACTTGAAACTCCTATCCTCGGGCTGATATGCCAGGCCTCAGGAATAGCCACAAAAGCAGCCAGATTCAAAAAACTTGCAGGAGAAAAACCATTACTGAGTTTTGGAATAAGAAGAATGCACCCTGCAATATCACCAATGATAGACAGAAGCGCCTATATAGGCGGATGCGATGGTTTCTCTGGCATTGCTGCAGAAAAGCTGCTAAATGAAAAGGCAAGTGGAACCATGCCACATGCTTTTATAATAATAGTCGGGGACCAGAAACTCGCCTGGACATACTATGACAAAGCTCTTCCAGAGAATATTCCGAGAATCGCCCTTGTTGACACCTACTGCGATGAAAAAATGGAGGCTGTATGGGCTGCAGAAACAATAAAAGACCTCAATGGTGTGCGTATAGATACACCCGGGTCGAGAAGAGGAGACATAAGAAAGATTGTGGAAGAGGTAAGGTGGGAGCTTGACATAAGAGGTTACAAAAATGTGAAAATTTTTGTATCTGGAGGAATAAAGGAGGAGGATATTGTTAACCTTAAACTTGTTGACGGGTTTGGAGTTGGAACAAGCATAAGTGCAGCATCAACAATAGACTTTGCTCTTGACATTGTTGAAATTGACGGCATGCCTGTGGCCAAGCGAGGAAAGCTGGGAGGAAAAAAGCTTGTATACAGATGTTCGGCATGCCTCACCGGACAGGTAATCCATGACAAGGAAAAAGAAAAACCAGTCTGCAATAAATGCTCAAATACCATGGAGGAGATACTTCTACCCCTAATCAAAAACGGAAAACTGGTTGCAGAACTACCGGAAGCAGAGAAAATAAGGGAAAAGGTTCTGGAGCAACTGAAAATTTAA
- the yccX_3 gene encoding acylphosphatase encodes MKTKIVITGEKVHGVGYRFFLADSANAYGIYNFRAYNTTVNNLQAVVVVAEGEKEDVKSYLGFVKENFPEHAGVKEVAVKEYTGHIPTIDSFLLTFMAGLLNKGVQAILRIDEKQEKMLEK; translated from the coding sequence ATGAAAACAAAAATCGTTATCACTGGCGAAAAAGTTCATGGGGTGGGCTACAGATTCTTTCTGGCTGATTCTGCCAATGCATACGGTATATACAATTTCAGGGCTTACAATACCACTGTAAATAACCTTCAGGCTGTGGTGGTTGTGGCAGAAGGCGAGAAAGAAGATGTTAAAAGCTATCTCGGGTTCGTGAAGGAGAATTTCCCAGAACATGCCGGTGTAAAGGAAGTGGCTGTGAAGGAGTATACAGGTCATATACCCACTATTGATTCATTCCTTCTGACATTTATGGCGGGTCTGCTTAATAAGGGCGTACAAGCTATTCTCAGAATAGATGAAAAGCAGGAAAAGATGCTGGAAAAATAG
- a CDS encoding flagellar assembly protein J, protein MVEEEEKLFQRLAKRVRIPRRLIPKKFLARMELLLVKAYITFSATEWIGIFTALGIPIFIIVSFLVNILAGLGAFGMIMAIMYMYPVMQANKRMAQVEDFLPDALHHMSVSIKTGLVLDAVIQEISDSDYGALSDEFSKIVLEMRRGRPLKEALLAFSKRTGSKQIERAIRLLVEGIEVGGPISDVLEEVAEDIRAVRVIQRERRSLTMQQISFVVIASLMAGPFVMGVAASLPTIMKAAVGNSALAAQYPLKQLAEIVQALSFYVVAQAVAAALMIGVVMYGDMRKGLKFAPPMALIAYLIFYVIKTFMPGMLGTF, encoded by the coding sequence ATGGTAGAAGAAGAGGAAAAGTTATTCCAGAGGCTTGCGAAGAGGGTAAGAATACCGAGAAGACTCATTCCAAAGAAGTTTCTGGCAAGAATGGAGCTTCTTCTTGTTAAAGCCTATATAACTTTTTCAGCTACCGAATGGATTGGAATTTTCACAGCTCTTGGAATTCCTATCTTTATCATTGTCAGCTTTCTTGTAAATATTCTGGCTGGACTGGGCGCATTTGGTATGATAATGGCTATAATGTACATGTACCCTGTGATGCAGGCAAATAAGAGAATGGCTCAGGTTGAGGATTTTCTGCCTGATGCCCTTCATCACATGTCTGTTTCAATAAAGACAGGACTGGTGCTCGATGCTGTTATTCAGGAGATTTCTGACTCGGACTATGGTGCACTGAGTGATGAGTTTTCGAAGATTGTGCTTGAGATGAGAAGAGGGAGACCTTTGAAGGAAGCTCTTCTTGCATTTTCAAAGCGTACAGGGAGCAAGCAGATTGAGAGAGCAATAAGACTTCTTGTTGAGGGTATTGAGGTGGGAGGACCTATAAGTGATGTTCTGGAGGAGGTGGCAGAGGATATAAGGGCTGTGAGAGTTATTCAGAGGGAGAGGAGGTCCCTGACCATGCAGCAGATATCTTTTGTTGTTATAGCTTCACTCATGGCAGGTCCTTTTGTTATGGGAGTTGCTGCTTCGCTTCCGACTATCATGAAAGCAGCTGTGGGAAACTCTGCACTGGCAGCCCAGTATCCCCTTAAACAGCTGGCAGAGATTGTCCAGGCACTGAGCTTTTATGTTGTGGCTCAGGCAGTGGCTGCGGCTCTGATGATAGGTGTTGTTATGTACGGAGATATGCGCAAAGGGCTTAAATTCGCTCCTCCTATGGCTCTAATTGCTTATTTAATTTTTTATGTGATTAAGACTTTCATGCCCGGAATGCTTGGAACGTTTTAA
- a CDS encoding putative conjugal transfer protein/MT3759 translates to MVVMPIEFFDKKKKESNSRSENDSDDAIDELISKIKTKKSADILRGEQGGHKKKSIKFDLKKVSAMKKKVDSEPTSSLGELKNTEAVERQGEEERGGSQMGGILGSIYKEKSMSRTSDHFGTFDRIKSLSEEIVGEVLKETERYRIVRKTGEKLPYYIIFLPDLSDEDREKINAIEQRAIAEINIDPDNISSRTKRWDTFMKEVTALIDLHYSEIPKNKRYAFAELIVQNMVGYGLLEPMLNDDNLEEVMVIGTGKSVYVYHRTYGMCRTNVIFEDEEEIMNIINRIARSIARRVDLTSPLLDARLPDGSRVNATIPPVSIDGPSLTIRKFKVDPLTIVDIMNFGTMTPELLGFLWFVVEGYGVKPANFLVSGGTSSGKTTTLNCLGSFIPRVDRVISIEDTAELQLPLEHWIRLETRPTNVEGRGEISMEILLKNVLRMRPDRIIVGEVRGKEAMTLLAAMNTGQNGCLGTVHANTAKETITRLNSEPMSVPEIMIPSLDFIFMQNRFSYMGKTVRRISEIAEVIANEDNMPKVNIIYEWDPKDDKVKPTGTPCVLLRKIAELRGVSFEGVEAEIERRVKVINYMKENNVKGLKNVDRIINEYYINPDELLMEIEGYPLKQKVKPALKRTTYTLMSEKEEEGEILYKDDEKKIVKVKTLKNPKYVVRIPPLRKREMKIMRELENLAIKEVEIDPDNFEDKEEVRRILFRKVVEIIERRFSELPFSKRKDIARLVVNNMVGYGLLDFLLDDEQLEEIMVIGTGKPIYVIHSNYGSCITNLKFETDEDAIRIVEKIAASVGRRIDKSSPLLDARLPDGSRVNATVPPISIDGPTITIRKFKADPLTVVNLIDYRTLSIEVSAYLWMIVEGLGIKPGNILTAGGAGSGKTTTLNVLGSFIPTTERVITIEDTAELTLPIEHVVRFETKPPNVEGVGEITMDDLVKNTLRMRPDRIIVGEVRGAEARTLFTAMNTGHDGCMGTLHSNSAKETIIRLTNPPMNVPKIMLPALNLILMQNKIYSEDSKILRRITEVAEVVTEDEEGSISLNYVYIYEPKDDRLVLTGQPSILKQKLSKLRGITVKELEEDLKGREKILRWMTENNIVKIEDVSKIINRYYADSKTLLEEVEIHTLNR, encoded by the coding sequence GATAAGAAAAAAAAGGAAAGTAATAGTAGAAGTGAAAATGACAGTGATGATGCCATAGATGAGCTCATATCTAAAATCAAAACAAAAAAAAGTGCTGATATACTTAGAGGGGAACAAGGGGGACATAAAAAAAAGAGCATTAAATTTGATCTGAAAAAAGTTTCTGCCATGAAAAAGAAAGTTGATAGTGAACCCACTTCCAGTCTTGGTGAATTGAAAAATACAGAAGCAGTAGAAAGACAGGGTGAGGAGGAAAGAGGGGGAAGTCAGATGGGGGGAATTCTAGGTTCTATTTATAAAGAAAAATCAATGAGCAGGACATCAGACCATTTTGGGACATTTGACAGGATAAAAAGTCTCAGCGAGGAAATTGTTGGTGAAGTGCTCAAGGAAACAGAAAGGTACAGAATTGTAAGAAAAACTGGGGAGAAACTGCCCTACTATATCATATTTCTTCCTGACCTCTCGGATGAAGACAGAGAAAAGATAAATGCTATTGAACAACGTGCAATAGCTGAAATAAATATAGACCCTGACAATATTTCCAGCAGGACGAAGAGATGGGATACCTTCATGAAGGAGGTAACCGCTCTGATAGACCTCCATTATTCAGAGATTCCAAAAAATAAGAGGTATGCCTTTGCTGAACTTATAGTCCAGAATATGGTGGGTTATGGTCTGCTTGAACCTATGCTGAATGATGATAATCTTGAAGAGGTCATGGTTATAGGCACAGGCAAAAGTGTATATGTTTACCATAGAACGTATGGAATGTGCAGAACCAATGTGATTTTTGAAGATGAAGAGGAAATAATGAATATTATAAACCGGATAGCAAGAAGTATTGCAAGAAGGGTTGATTTAACATCGCCTCTTCTTGATGCTCGCCTTCCGGATGGTTCAAGAGTTAATGCCACAATACCTCCTGTTTCCATTGATGGCCCTTCTCTGACTATAAGAAAGTTTAAGGTAGACCCCTTAACTATAGTGGACATAATGAACTTTGGCACCATGACGCCAGAGCTTCTTGGCTTTCTATGGTTTGTTGTGGAAGGTTATGGTGTTAAGCCTGCTAATTTCCTTGTAAGCGGAGGTACAAGTTCTGGAAAAACCACAACTCTCAACTGTCTTGGCAGCTTCATACCACGGGTGGATAGGGTGATTTCCATTGAGGATACTGCAGAGCTTCAGCTACCACTTGAGCACTGGATAAGACTGGAGACGAGACCTACAAATGTTGAGGGAAGGGGCGAGATAAGTATGGAGATTCTTCTAAAAAATGTTCTGAGAATGCGTCCCGATAGAATAATTGTTGGTGAGGTCAGAGGTAAGGAGGCTATGACACTTCTTGCAGCCATGAACACAGGGCAGAACGGATGCCTTGGAACAGTTCATGCAAATACAGCCAAAGAAACTATTACGAGGCTTAATTCCGAGCCAATGAGTGTTCCTGAGATAATGATTCCTTCTCTTGATTTTATATTCATGCAGAACCGTTTCTCCTACATGGGCAAAACTGTCAGGAGAATTAGTGAGATTGCTGAGGTAATTGCGAATGAAGACAATATGCCAAAGGTGAATATTATTTACGAATGGGACCCCAAGGATGATAAGGTAAAGCCTACCGGTACACCCTGTGTGCTTCTGAGGAAGATAGCTGAGTTGAGGGGAGTTTCTTTTGAAGGTGTGGAAGCTGAGATAGAGCGAAGAGTTAAGGTTATAAATTATATGAAGGAAAACAATGTTAAGGGGCTGAAAAATGTTGATAGGATTATAAATGAATATTATATTAATCCTGATGAGCTTCTCATGGAGATAGAAGGTTATCCATTAAAACAGAAGGTAAAACCAGCTTTAAAGAGGACAACCTATACCCTTATGTCCGAGAAAGAAGAGGAAGGTGAGATTCTCTATAAGGATGACGAAAAGAAGATTGTAAAGGTTAAGACCCTGAAGAATCCAAAATATGTTGTGAGAATACCCCCTCTCAGAAAGAGAGAAATGAAAATAATGAGGGAACTTGAAAATCTGGCCATAAAAGAGGTTGAGATTGACCCTGATAACTTTGAGGACAAGGAAGAGGTAAGGAGGATTCTGTTCAGGAAAGTAGTTGAAATAATCGAGAGGAGATTTTCAGAGCTTCCCTTCTCAAAGCGAAAGGATATTGCAAGGCTTGTGGTGAATAATATGGTTGGTTATGGCTTGCTTGATTTTCTTCTTGATGACGAACAGCTTGAGGAGATAATGGTGATTGGCACTGGCAAGCCCATATATGTTATTCACAGTAACTATGGAAGCTGCATAACCAATCTTAAGTTTGAAACTGATGAAGATGCCATAAGGATTGTTGAGAAAATTGCTGCTTCAGTGGGAAGGAGAATTGACAAGTCTTCACCTCTTCTTGATGCTCGCCTTCCGGATGGTTCAAGAGTAAATGCCACAGTTCCGCCAATTTCTATTGATGGCCCCACAATAACCATAAGAAAGTTCAAGGCAGACCCTCTGACAGTTGTAAATCTCATAGATTACAGAACCTTGAGTATTGAGGTTTCTGCCTATCTCTGGATGATTGTGGAAGGTCTTGGAATAAAGCCAGGGAATATTCTCACAGCGGGAGGTGCGGGCTCGGGTAAAACGACAACTCTGAATGTTCTCGGCAGCTTTATACCGACAACAGAGAGGGTTATAACTATTGAAGATACTGCAGAGCTTACTTTGCCTATTGAGCATGTTGTTAGATTTGAAACGAAGCCACCCAATGTCGAGGGAGTGGGTGAGATTACAATGGATGACCTGGTCAAAAACACTCTGAGAATGCGCCCGGACAGAATAATTGTTGGTGAGGTCAGAGGTGCGGAGGCAAGGACACTATTCACAGCTATGAATACAGGGCATGACGGCTGTATGGGTACACTGCACAGCAACTCTGCCAAGGAAACTATAATCAGGCTTACAAATCCACCTATGAATGTACCTAAAATTATGCTACCTGCCCTTAATCTAATTCTCATGCAGAATAAAATTTACAGTGAAGATAGTAAAATCCTTAGAAGAATTACTGAGGTTGCTGAGGTTGTTACAGAGGATGAGGAAGGCAGTATAAGTCTAAATTATGTTTACATATATGAACCAAAGGATGACCGCCTTGTACTGACAGGGCAGCCTTCAATATTAAAACAGAAGCTTTCAAAACTCAGAGGGATAACAGTAAAAGAGCTGGAAGAGGATTTAAAAGGCAGGGAGAAGATTTTAAGATGGATGACTGAAAATAATATTGTAAAGATTGAAGATGTGTCAAAGATTATCAACAGATATTATGCTGACTCCAAAACCTTACTTGAAGAGGTTGAGATACACACTCTTAACAGGTAG
- the nadX gene encoding L-aspartate dehydrogenase, whose product MKVAVIGCGAIGSFIAEAIADGRIEAEISYIYDVDRQRADALAAKVKSRIASSFDEILNSDVDLVIEAASIKAAQDILKMTLPTGKSVLLMSTGALADMSFLEEAFLLAEKGNSRIYLPSGAVGALDALKSAREAGLEEVTLITTKPVQALRGALMDVNLEEIEEKTLLFEGNAGEAIKVFPQNVNVAIAISLSGIGVEKTKVKVFADPEAELNMHEIYARGAFGSLYFKVENLPSPRNPRTSYLAALSAVATLRRISSRLKIGT is encoded by the coding sequence ATGAAGGTTGCTGTAATAGGATGCGGTGCTATAGGCAGCTTTATAGCTGAAGCTATAGCAGATGGAAGAATTGAGGCTGAAATTTCATATATTTATGATGTTGATAGGCAGAGAGCTGATGCACTTGCAGCAAAGGTTAAAAGCAGAATAGCTTCAAGTTTTGACGAGATTTTAAATTCAGATGTTGACCTTGTTATTGAAGCTGCCAGTATAAAGGCTGCACAGGATATTTTGAAAATGACGCTGCCCACAGGTAAAAGTGTTCTTCTTATGAGTACAGGTGCTCTTGCAGATATGAGTTTTCTGGAGGAAGCTTTTCTTCTTGCAGAGAAGGGAAATTCAAGGATATACCTGCCTTCTGGAGCGGTGGGCGCACTTGATGCTTTAAAATCTGCCAGAGAAGCTGGCCTTGAGGAGGTAACTCTAATAACGACAAAACCTGTGCAGGCACTGAGGGGGGCGCTTATGGATGTGAATTTAGAGGAGATAGAAGAGAAAACTCTTCTGTTCGAAGGCAATGCCGGAGAAGCTATTAAAGTCTTTCCTCAGAATGTCAATGTCGCCATTGCGATTAGCCTTTCAGGTATAGGAGTGGAGAAAACAAAAGTTAAGGTATTTGCGGACCCTGAGGCTGAGCTGAATATGCATGAGATTTATGCCAGAGGCGCCTTTGGAAGTCTTTACTTCAAAGTTGAAAATCTTCCATCACCCCGGAATCCCAGGACCTCTTATCTGGCCGCACTGTCTGCAGTTGCAACTCTGAGGAGGATTTCTTCAAGATTGAAGATTGGAACATGA
- the tgt_2 gene encoding queuine tRNA-ribosyltransferase, whose product MFEIEAKDGKTEARAGVLQTENYRVKTPAFMPVATKGSVKTLSNHELAGAGVEALISNALLLYLKPGIDVISGAGGLHRFMKWKRAIFTDNGGFQAIREEFSPVFSKKGITFSSPFDSSRHLITPEKIIGIQEVLGSDVALALDDCPSYGTGYNRAEDSVKRTTEWAKRSLEVKSREGQLLFCIAQGGVFPELRIRSAAELAEFNFDGYAIGGLSIGEPKKVMIEMIKISIKAIPQEKPRYLMGVGSPIEVLDAIAMGVDIFDSAFPTRNARHNAVYTEKGKYNIAKAKNLMLFEPLEEGCNCYACRHYTRAYISHLMRVYEALGMRLVTLHNIHFTERLMRNAREAIVAGEFEEFREMFKNSFLS is encoded by the coding sequence ATGTTTGAAATCGAAGCAAAGGACGGAAAAACAGAGGCAAGAGCTGGAGTTCTTCAAACAGAAAATTACAGGGTTAAAACCCCTGCATTCATGCCTGTGGCAACCAAAGGAAGTGTGAAAACACTGTCAAACCACGAACTTGCCGGTGCTGGAGTGGAAGCCCTTATTTCAAATGCCCTTCTTCTTTACCTGAAGCCAGGGATAGATGTGATTTCAGGTGCTGGAGGACTGCACAGATTTATGAAATGGAAAAGGGCAATATTTACTGACAATGGTGGTTTCCAGGCTATAAGGGAGGAGTTCTCTCCGGTTTTTTCAAAGAAAGGGATAACATTTTCCTCTCCCTTTGACAGCTCAAGACACCTTATAACTCCTGAAAAGATAATAGGTATTCAGGAAGTTCTTGGAAGCGATGTTGCCCTTGCCCTGGATGACTGTCCAAGCTATGGCACAGGCTATAACAGGGCAGAAGATAGTGTTAAGAGAACAACAGAATGGGCAAAAAGGAGTCTTGAAGTTAAAAGCAGAGAAGGACAGCTTCTCTTCTGTATAGCCCAGGGTGGTGTTTTTCCTGAACTCAGAATAAGAAGTGCGGCGGAGCTGGCAGAGTTTAATTTTGATGGCTATGCAATAGGAGGGCTCAGTATAGGTGAGCCAAAGAAAGTCATGATAGAAATGATTAAGATTAGTATTAAAGCTATCCCCCAGGAGAAGCCCAGATATCTTATGGGTGTGGGCTCACCTATCGAAGTTCTTGATGCAATAGCCATGGGTGTGGATATATTTGATTCAGCTTTTCCAACAAGAAATGCGAGGCATAATGCAGTGTACACAGAAAAGGGTAAGTACAATATAGCCAAGGCAAAAAATCTAATGCTCTTCGAGCCTCTTGAAGAAGGGTGCAACTGCTATGCCTGCAGGCACTACACAAGAGCCTATATAAGCCATCTTATGCGCGTATATGAAGCTCTGGGCATGCGCCTAGTCACACTCCACAACATTCATTTTACGGAGAGACTGATGAGGAATGCAAGGGAAGCTATTGTTGCAGGCGAATTTGAGGAATTCAGAGAGATGTTTAAAAACTCTTTCCTTTCATAA